A stretch of the Elephas maximus indicus isolate mEleMax1 chromosome 3, mEleMax1 primary haplotype, whole genome shotgun sequence genome encodes the following:
- the LOC126074013 gene encoding zinc finger protein 883-like isoform X2: MMETFRNLDLVLKQDNSGQMLSMKNDSWSSMLGDICEFHGIELQHNNQGRHMRIYSVESLCESNDGKVNKVEEDNQCGKTFSWIGNFTSLRRIAGVNPIGSLECGKVFMDHLSFKNHIRSHTGYTPYHCKECGEGCTCPYLKLHVKLCKCKDYGKPCSSSLLLTKHMRTHSGERPYECKECGKAFSYLSSLTRHTRTHSKERPYECKECGKAFHCSSSLTAHVRSHSGERPYECKECGKAFSRPSDLIRHTRTHSGERPYECKECGKAFTCSSSLTIHIRSHSGEKPYECKECGKTFSRSSHLTTHIITHSEEKPYECKECRKAFKQFTQLTRHMRVHSGEKPYECKECGKAFSQFSQLTRHVRIHSGEKPYECEECGKAFRRSSHLTAHIITHNEVRPYECKECGKTFKQFSQLTRHLRVHSGEKPYECKECGKAFSQCSQLTRHVRIHSGEKPYECKECGKSFRRFSYLTGHIRIHNGYRPYKCKECGKAFSRSSNLTTHLRSHSGERPYECKECGKAFFQSSHLNDHVRTHSGEKPYECKECEKAFSCFSSFRKHVRTYHEGRPSDGKECGKALSSHTSLVI, from the exons TTTTGAAACAGGATAACAGTGGACAAATGTTGTCCATGAAGAATGATTCCTGGTCCTCCATGTTAGGAGATATCTGTGAATTCCATGGCATTGAACTTCAACACAACAACCAGGGAAGGCACATGAG AATATATTCAGTAGAGAGCCTCTGTGAAAGTAACGATGGTAAAGTAAATAAAGTTGAAGAAGATAATCAGTGTGGAAAAACTTTCAGCTGGATTGGGAATTTTACTAGCCTCAGAAGAATTGCTGGAGTAAATCCTATTGGATCCCTTGAGTGTGGAAAAGTCTTTATGGATCATTTGTCatttaaaaatcatatcagatctcaCACTGGATACACACCGTATCATTGTAAGGAATGTGGAGAAGGCTGCACTTGTCCTTACCTAAAACTTCATGTGAAACTTTGTAAATGTAAGGATTATGGGAAACCTTGTAGTAGTTCCTTACTCCTCACTAAACATatgagaactcacagtggagagaggccttatgaatgtaaggagtgTGGGAAGGCCTTTAGTTATCTCTCAAGTCTCACTAGACATACACGAACTCACAGTaaagagaggccttatgaatgtaaggaatgtgggaaagcctttcacTGTTCTTCATCTCTCACTGCACATGTAAgatctcacagtggagagaggccttatgaatgtaaggaatgtgggaaagcctttagtcggcCCTCAGACCTCATTAGACAtacaagaactcacagtggagagaggccttatgaatgcaaggaatgtgggaaagcctttacttGTTCCTCATCTCTTACTATACATATAAgatctcacagtggagagaagccttatgaatgtaaggaatgtgggaaaacctttagtCGGTCCTCACACCTCACTACCCATATAATAACGCACAGTgaagagaagccttatgaatgtaaagaatgtagGAAAGCCTTTAAGCAATTTACACAACTCACTAGACACATGAgagttcacagtggagagaagccttatgaatgtaaggaatgtggaaaagcctttagtcAGTTTTCACAACTCACTAGACATgtaagaattcacagtggagagaagccttatgaatgtgaagaatgtgggaaagcctttagacgATCCTCACACCTCACTGCCCATATAATAACACACAATGAagtgaggccttatgaatgtaaagaatgtgggaaaacTTTTAAGCAGTTTTCACAACTCACCAGACATTTAAgagttcacagtggagagaagccttatgaatgtaaggaatgtgggaaagcctttagtcagtgTTCACAACTCACTAGACATgtaagaattcacagtggagaaaaGCCTTATgagtgtaaggaatgtggaaaatcTTTTAGACGGTTTTCATACCTCACTGGCCACATAAGAATTCACAATGGGTACAGGCCTTataaatgtaaagaatgtgggaaagcctttagtagATCCTCAAACCTCACTACCCATCTGAGATcgcacagtggagagaggccttatgaatgtaaggaatgtgggaaagccttttttCAGTCCTCACACCTCAATGACCATGTTAGAACTCACAGTGgtgagaagccttatgaatgtaaggaatgtgagaAAGCCTTTAGTTGTTTCTCATCCTTCCGTAAACATGTTAGAACTTACCATGAAGGTAGGCCTTCTGAtggtaaggaatgtgggaaagccctTAGTTCTCACACTTCACTGGTCATATAA
- the LOC126074013 gene encoding zinc finger protein 420-like isoform X1: MDSVDFEDVAVEFTQEEWALLDFSQRKLYTDVMMETFRNLDLVLKQDNSGQMLSMKNDSWSSMLGDICEFHGIELQHNNQGRHMRIYSVESLCESNDGKVNKVEEDNQCGKTFSWIGNFTSLRRIAGVNPIGSLECGKVFMDHLSFKNHIRSHTGYTPYHCKECGEGCTCPYLKLHVKLCKCKDYGKPCSSSLLLTKHMRTHSGERPYECKECGKAFSYLSSLTRHTRTHSKERPYECKECGKAFHCSSSLTAHVRSHSGERPYECKECGKAFSRPSDLIRHTRTHSGERPYECKECGKAFTCSSSLTIHIRSHSGEKPYECKECGKTFSRSSHLTTHIITHSEEKPYECKECRKAFKQFTQLTRHMRVHSGEKPYECKECGKAFSQFSQLTRHVRIHSGEKPYECEECGKAFRRSSHLTAHIITHNEVRPYECKECGKTFKQFSQLTRHLRVHSGEKPYECKECGKAFSQCSQLTRHVRIHSGEKPYECKECGKSFRRFSYLTGHIRIHNGYRPYKCKECGKAFSRSSNLTTHLRSHSGERPYECKECGKAFFQSSHLNDHVRTHSGEKPYECKECEKAFSCFSSFRKHVRTYHEGRPSDGKECGKALSSHTSLVI; the protein is encoded by the exons TTTTGAAACAGGATAACAGTGGACAAATGTTGTCCATGAAGAATGATTCCTGGTCCTCCATGTTAGGAGATATCTGTGAATTCCATGGCATTGAACTTCAACACAACAACCAGGGAAGGCACATGAG AATATATTCAGTAGAGAGCCTCTGTGAAAGTAACGATGGTAAAGTAAATAAAGTTGAAGAAGATAATCAGTGTGGAAAAACTTTCAGCTGGATTGGGAATTTTACTAGCCTCAGAAGAATTGCTGGAGTAAATCCTATTGGATCCCTTGAGTGTGGAAAAGTCTTTATGGATCATTTGTCatttaaaaatcatatcagatctcaCACTGGATACACACCGTATCATTGTAAGGAATGTGGAGAAGGCTGCACTTGTCCTTACCTAAAACTTCATGTGAAACTTTGTAAATGTAAGGATTATGGGAAACCTTGTAGTAGTTCCTTACTCCTCACTAAACATatgagaactcacagtggagagaggccttatgaatgtaaggagtgTGGGAAGGCCTTTAGTTATCTCTCAAGTCTCACTAGACATACACGAACTCACAGTaaagagaggccttatgaatgtaaggaatgtgggaaagcctttcacTGTTCTTCATCTCTCACTGCACATGTAAgatctcacagtggagagaggccttatgaatgtaaggaatgtgggaaagcctttagtcggcCCTCAGACCTCATTAGACAtacaagaactcacagtggagagaggccttatgaatgcaaggaatgtgggaaagcctttacttGTTCCTCATCTCTTACTATACATATAAgatctcacagtggagagaagccttatgaatgtaaggaatgtgggaaaacctttagtCGGTCCTCACACCTCACTACCCATATAATAACGCACAGTgaagagaagccttatgaatgtaaagaatgtagGAAAGCCTTTAAGCAATTTACACAACTCACTAGACACATGAgagttcacagtggagagaagccttatgaatgtaaggaatgtggaaaagcctttagtcAGTTTTCACAACTCACTAGACATgtaagaattcacagtggagagaagccttatgaatgtgaagaatgtgggaaagcctttagacgATCCTCACACCTCACTGCCCATATAATAACACACAATGAagtgaggccttatgaatgtaaagaatgtgggaaaacTTTTAAGCAGTTTTCACAACTCACCAGACATTTAAgagttcacagtggagagaagccttatgaatgtaaggaatgtgggaaagcctttagtcagtgTTCACAACTCACTAGACATgtaagaattcacagtggagaaaaGCCTTATgagtgtaaggaatgtggaaaatcTTTTAGACGGTTTTCATACCTCACTGGCCACATAAGAATTCACAATGGGTACAGGCCTTataaatgtaaagaatgtgggaaagcctttagtagATCCTCAAACCTCACTACCCATCTGAGATcgcacagtggagagaggccttatgaatgtaaggaatgtgggaaagccttttttCAGTCCTCACACCTCAATGACCATGTTAGAACTCACAGTGgtgagaagccttatgaatgtaaggaatgtgagaAAGCCTTTAGTTGTTTCTCATCCTTCCGTAAACATGTTAGAACTTACCATGAAGGTAGGCCTTCTGAtggtaaggaatgtgggaaagccctTAGTTCTCACACTTCACTGGTCATATAA
- the LOC126074013 gene encoding zinc finger protein OZF-like isoform X3: protein MLSMKNDSWSSMLGDICEFHGIELQHNNQGRHMRIYSVESLCESNDGKVNKVEEDNQCGKTFSWIGNFTSLRRIAGVNPIGSLECGKVFMDHLSFKNHIRSHTGYTPYHCKECGEGCTCPYLKLHVKLCKCKDYGKPCSSSLLLTKHMRTHSGERPYECKECGKAFSYLSSLTRHTRTHSKERPYECKECGKAFHCSSSLTAHVRSHSGERPYECKECGKAFSRPSDLIRHTRTHSGERPYECKECGKAFTCSSSLTIHIRSHSGEKPYECKECGKTFSRSSHLTTHIITHSEEKPYECKECRKAFKQFTQLTRHMRVHSGEKPYECKECGKAFSQFSQLTRHVRIHSGEKPYECEECGKAFRRSSHLTAHIITHNEVRPYECKECGKTFKQFSQLTRHLRVHSGEKPYECKECGKAFSQCSQLTRHVRIHSGEKPYECKECGKSFRRFSYLTGHIRIHNGYRPYKCKECGKAFSRSSNLTTHLRSHSGERPYECKECGKAFFQSSHLNDHVRTHSGEKPYECKECEKAFSCFSSFRKHVRTYHEGRPSDGKECGKALSSHTSLVI, encoded by the exons ATGTTGTCCATGAAGAATGATTCCTGGTCCTCCATGTTAGGAGATATCTGTGAATTCCATGGCATTGAACTTCAACACAACAACCAGGGAAGGCACATGAG AATATATTCAGTAGAGAGCCTCTGTGAAAGTAACGATGGTAAAGTAAATAAAGTTGAAGAAGATAATCAGTGTGGAAAAACTTTCAGCTGGATTGGGAATTTTACTAGCCTCAGAAGAATTGCTGGAGTAAATCCTATTGGATCCCTTGAGTGTGGAAAAGTCTTTATGGATCATTTGTCatttaaaaatcatatcagatctcaCACTGGATACACACCGTATCATTGTAAGGAATGTGGAGAAGGCTGCACTTGTCCTTACCTAAAACTTCATGTGAAACTTTGTAAATGTAAGGATTATGGGAAACCTTGTAGTAGTTCCTTACTCCTCACTAAACATatgagaactcacagtggagagaggccttatgaatgtaaggagtgTGGGAAGGCCTTTAGTTATCTCTCAAGTCTCACTAGACATACACGAACTCACAGTaaagagaggccttatgaatgtaaggaatgtgggaaagcctttcacTGTTCTTCATCTCTCACTGCACATGTAAgatctcacagtggagagaggccttatgaatgtaaggaatgtgggaaagcctttagtcggcCCTCAGACCTCATTAGACAtacaagaactcacagtggagagaggccttatgaatgcaaggaatgtgggaaagcctttacttGTTCCTCATCTCTTACTATACATATAAgatctcacagtggagagaagccttatgaatgtaaggaatgtgggaaaacctttagtCGGTCCTCACACCTCACTACCCATATAATAACGCACAGTgaagagaagccttatgaatgtaaagaatgtagGAAAGCCTTTAAGCAATTTACACAACTCACTAGACACATGAgagttcacagtggagagaagccttatgaatgtaaggaatgtggaaaagcctttagtcAGTTTTCACAACTCACTAGACATgtaagaattcacagtggagagaagccttatgaatgtgaagaatgtgggaaagcctttagacgATCCTCACACCTCACTGCCCATATAATAACACACAATGAagtgaggccttatgaatgtaaagaatgtgggaaaacTTTTAAGCAGTTTTCACAACTCACCAGACATTTAAgagttcacagtggagagaagccttatgaatgtaaggaatgtgggaaagcctttagtcagtgTTCACAACTCACTAGACATgtaagaattcacagtggagaaaaGCCTTATgagtgtaaggaatgtggaaaatcTTTTAGACGGTTTTCATACCTCACTGGCCACATAAGAATTCACAATGGGTACAGGCCTTataaatgtaaagaatgtgggaaagcctttagtagATCCTCAAACCTCACTACCCATCTGAGATcgcacagtggagagaggccttatgaatgtaaggaatgtgggaaagccttttttCAGTCCTCACACCTCAATGACCATGTTAGAACTCACAGTGgtgagaagccttatgaatgtaaggaatgtgagaAAGCCTTTAGTTGTTTCTCATCCTTCCGTAAACATGTTAGAACTTACCATGAAGGTAGGCCTTCTGAtggtaaggaatgtgggaaagccctTAGTTCTCACACTTCACTGGTCATATAA